In the Bifidobacterium catenulatum PV20-2 genome, one interval contains:
- a CDS encoding RNA polymerase sigma factor, with protein sequence MEQADLTEKTTSTKKAATRKASTKKSAAKKTPATKTPRKTTAKKSAPAKKEEEQIENDALDDEDAQVDDPDLDDFDDDLDDVDSDDDDDLDDDEESEPEDDDDEDEEERKKPEEPKEKGAFVVRDDDDDENLTPSGNPKRRVIAAGATADPVKDYLKQIGRVSLLNAEQEVDLSERIEAGLYAQHLLDTESDQMDFKRKRELKWAANDGRRAKDHLLEANLRLVVSLAKRYTGRGMLFLDLIQEGNLGLIRAVEKFDWKKGFKFSTYATWWIRQAITRAMADQARTIRVPVHMVEVINKLSRVQRQMLQDLGREPTPDELARELDMPVEKVQEVQKYGREPISLHTPLGEDGDSEFGDLIEDTDAIAPSDAVAFSLLQEQFRQVLETLSPREAGVIKMRYGLEDGQPKTLDDIGRVYGVTRERIRQIESKTMSKLRHPSRSQTLRDFLDQ encoded by the coding sequence ATGGAACAGGCTGATCTGACCGAAAAGACCACCTCCACGAAGAAAGCTGCCACGCGTAAGGCCTCCACCAAGAAAAGCGCAGCGAAGAAAACCCCTGCCACGAAGACCCCTCGCAAGACCACCGCCAAGAAGAGCGCCCCTGCCAAGAAGGAAGAGGAGCAGATTGAGAATGACGCCCTTGACGATGAGGACGCTCAGGTGGATGACCCCGATCTCGATGATTTCGATGACGATCTCGATGACGTCGATTCGGATGATGATGACGATCTCGATGATGACGAGGAATCCGAGCCGGAGGATGACGACGACGAGGACGAGGAAGAACGCAAGAAGCCGGAAGAGCCCAAGGAAAAGGGCGCTTTCGTGGTGCGAGACGATGACGATGATGAGAATCTGACTCCGTCCGGCAACCCGAAGCGTCGTGTGATCGCAGCAGGAGCGACCGCCGATCCTGTCAAGGATTACCTGAAGCAGATCGGTCGAGTGAGCTTGCTGAACGCGGAGCAGGAAGTCGACCTGTCCGAGCGTATTGAGGCTGGTCTATATGCCCAACACCTGCTGGACACCGAATCCGACCAGATGGACTTCAAGCGCAAGCGCGAGCTTAAGTGGGCCGCAAACGATGGCAGACGTGCCAAGGACCACCTGTTGGAGGCTAACCTGCGACTCGTGGTGTCGCTGGCCAAGCGCTACACCGGACGCGGCATGCTGTTCTTGGATTTGATTCAGGAAGGCAACCTTGGTTTGATTCGCGCTGTTGAGAAGTTTGATTGGAAGAAGGGCTTCAAGTTCTCCACCTACGCCACGTGGTGGATTCGTCAGGCCATTACCCGAGCTATGGCCGATCAGGCGCGCACTATTCGCGTGCCTGTGCACATGGTCGAAGTGATCAACAAGCTATCTCGTGTGCAGCGCCAGATGCTTCAGGATCTTGGCCGTGAACCTACGCCGGATGAGCTTGCGCGCGAGCTTGACATGCCGGTCGAGAAGGTGCAGGAAGTGCAGAAGTACGGTCGTGAGCCCATTTCCCTGCATACCCCTCTGGGCGAGGACGGCGATTCCGAGTTCGGTGATCTGATCGAAGACACCGACGCCATCGCACCGTCCGATGCGGTTGCTTTCTCGCTGTTGCAGGAACAGTTCAGGCAGGTGCTTGAGACGCTGTCTCCGCGCGAGGCCGGTGTGATCAAGATGCGCTATGGCTTGGAAGATGGTCAGCCGAAAACGCTCGATGACATTGGCCGCGTGTATGGCGTAACCCGTGAACGTATTCGCCAGATTGAGTCGAAGACTATGTCGAAGCTGCGTCACCCGTCTCGTTCGCAGACGTTGCGTGACTTCCTTGATCAGTGA
- a CDS encoding DUF4192 family protein — MTINRTVRITGTEMKETINQFEQDRRSNGTRKAVRSLISEALLIWMDALEQASAENDEPCRVSVTRTECSLDRDTVIRITVGMGEMLSIRDVFLISAIVDEQRASREFLMDFAERPQQPSNAQRLEQLLSDAFRDPSARPDMRRCDQAINMLFDIIDMIPKSYRAQPFAIISYIMWWMGQEGAMAAAISALAIDDQCSLAAIVCSAVERHIGPAWTSET; from the coding sequence ATGACAATCAACAGGACCGTACGCATCACCGGAACGGAAATGAAAGAAACCATCAACCAATTCGAACAAGATCGCCGATCGAATGGCACGCGCAAAGCGGTGCGTTCCCTCATATCAGAGGCGTTGCTCATATGGATGGACGCGCTCGAACAGGCGTCGGCAGAGAACGACGAGCCATGCCGAGTAAGCGTGACACGTACCGAATGCAGCCTCGATAGGGACACGGTCATACGAATTACAGTGGGCATGGGCGAAATGCTGTCCATACGCGATGTGTTCCTCATCTCCGCCATAGTCGATGAGCAACGCGCCAGTCGGGAGTTCCTTATGGATTTCGCCGAACGACCCCAGCAGCCAAGCAACGCGCAACGTTTGGAACAGCTGCTCAGCGATGCATTCCGCGACCCATCAGCCAGACCCGATATGAGACGTTGCGACCAAGCGATCAACATGCTGTTCGACATCATCGATATGATTCCCAAATCATATCGGGCACAGCCGTTCGCCATAATCAGCTACATCATGTGGTGGATGGGTCAGGAAGGCGCCATGGCGGCCGCCATCAGCGCGCTCGCGATAGATGATCAATGTTCGCTGGCAGCGATCGTATGTTCAGCGGTCGAACGGCATATCGGGCCTGCCTGGACATCGGAAACCTAA
- a CDS encoding polyprenyl synthetase family protein, which produces MTSSSDLEQIESRIVSLVKDFAFLHVDDSVVSSCRPIADMVATQAVTSSEGGKRLRALLTLDSFRAFASEDVLERDFDTLLDLACAVEVFQTGALVHDDIIDDSDLRRGKPSAHRAFSTDTHSETIGHGLGIMLGDMLATASVDIADKAASKLTYGSDVVAALLNMHREVEVGQILDLAVELNPLNDPDELVEASLNVFRWKTASYTTIAPLEFGMLAAGLSKDDARRRALTVGLPLGLAFQLADDLLDVVGSSRNTGKPVGGDIREGKRTVLLADAINAADDGQRRELIDMWEADSRSETQVQRAIELFGQTGAIAQSRNRIADLWHASKSAINALDLSEYRKSTLVEACARFVPNVRANA; this is translated from the coding sequence ATGACTAGCTCTTCCGATTTGGAACAGATTGAATCGCGCATTGTTTCGTTAGTGAAGGATTTTGCGTTCCTTCATGTGGACGATTCGGTTGTCTCTTCCTGCAGGCCCATCGCAGACATGGTCGCCACGCAGGCAGTCACTTCAAGTGAGGGCGGCAAGCGGCTTCGCGCCTTGCTGACACTGGATTCGTTCCGCGCGTTCGCTTCGGAGGATGTGCTGGAACGCGATTTCGATACGCTACTTGATTTGGCGTGTGCCGTGGAGGTTTTTCAGACCGGCGCACTGGTGCATGATGACATCATCGATGATTCCGATCTGCGTCGCGGCAAGCCATCCGCGCATCGTGCGTTTTCCACCGATACGCATAGTGAGACTATCGGTCATGGTTTGGGAATCATGCTCGGCGACATGTTGGCCACGGCGAGCGTGGATATCGCGGATAAGGCCGCATCCAAGCTTACTTATGGTTCCGATGTGGTTGCGGCGTTGCTCAATATGCATCGCGAAGTCGAAGTTGGCCAGATACTTGATTTGGCGGTGGAACTCAACCCGTTAAACGATCCGGACGAGCTGGTGGAAGCTTCGTTGAATGTATTCCGTTGGAAGACCGCCAGCTACACCACCATCGCCCCTTTGGAATTCGGCATGCTTGCCGCTGGTTTAAGCAAGGATGATGCTCGAAGACGCGCATTGACGGTCGGTTTGCCGCTCGGTTTGGCGTTCCAGCTTGCGGATGACCTTTTGGACGTTGTCGGCTCAAGCAGGAATACCGGGAAACCTGTTGGCGGAGATATTCGCGAAGGCAAGCGTACCGTGCTTCTCGCCGATGCCATCAACGCTGCGGATGATGGGCAGCGGCGTGAGCTTATCGACATGTGGGAAGCCGATTCGCGTTCCGAGACTCAAGTGCAACGCGCCATTGAACTGTTCGGACAGACGGGAGCCATCGCGCAATCCCGCAACAGAATCGCAGATCTGTGGCATGCATCGAAATCGGCTATCAATGCGCTTGATCTTTCTGAGTATCGCAAATCAACGCTCGTCGAGGCCTGCGCACGTTTCGTACCTAATGTACGTGCAAATGCGTGA
- a CDS encoding Stk1 family PASTA domain-containing Ser/Thr kinase: MSEAPHAPEGQVIEGRYRVVSRIADGGMATVYQAVDERLGRTVAIKIMHTQLAQGPHRDQFVERFHREARSAAAIANPHIVQVYDTGEFDGLDYLVMEYVHGVNLRYEMNQQGTFSVRETLRIIGETLDGLASAHRAGVVHRDIKPENILLNDRGHVQITDFGLAKTVSQATLSSTGILLGTAAYLAPEMIERNQATPQGDLYSVGIMAWEMLAGKVPFTSNNPVTLVFKHVHEDVPSIVTVCEGINANVAAFIAHLTARAVEARPADASAALAELQRLQSMLAISDWQYRLPTANVNVSRNTAQAEDAAAPMDEGNPAPPTPPAPPTQQFDDRTRKLDRVKPNMTTVMPVQQQNVDPEATTRFSLPPDGGVNTADSSTRPQSPAMQNGDYGNAGKDKSSKKHRTPLIVAGVAALLLTCGAGGWAWWRYQGPGSYWTMPQPDGMSCSDSVACPITGVKWSDYESLLKVSDIEYEVSEEYSDSIAEGDIISTDPANVGDRGSKRRGQKVKVVVSKGVRQATVPADILDATSASGKDPINALKKAGFDNVEQTTASDDTYSMKVPQGALLSLSVDPGATLPHNTTITVTVSQGPKPITMPNIVGKTKDEAQQTMDDLKLTANWTESFDDKIPQGQVISTSVSSGNTLHWGDSVDVVVSKGPETITLPNYVGQKASDAKAALEKLGFTVKVSSQLTLDASQDKKVASQDPVGGTEVRIRDENGTPTTITLKMYSSLF; the protein is encoded by the coding sequence ATGAGTGAAGCTCCACATGCCCCCGAAGGTCAGGTCATCGAAGGCCGGTATCGGGTCGTCAGCAGAATCGCCGATGGCGGCATGGCCACAGTGTACCAGGCGGTAGACGAGCGCTTGGGGCGCACTGTCGCCATCAAAATCATGCATACGCAGCTGGCTCAGGGGCCGCACCGTGACCAATTCGTGGAGCGTTTCCACCGCGAGGCACGCTCCGCGGCCGCCATTGCCAACCCGCATATCGTGCAAGTGTATGACACCGGCGAATTCGACGGTCTTGACTACCTCGTCATGGAGTATGTTCACGGCGTGAATCTGCGCTATGAAATGAACCAGCAAGGCACGTTCAGCGTTCGTGAAACGTTGCGTATCATCGGCGAAACGTTGGATGGCCTTGCTTCCGCACACCGTGCGGGCGTGGTACATCGCGACATCAAGCCGGAGAACATTCTGCTCAACGACCGCGGCCACGTGCAGATCACCGATTTCGGTTTGGCCAAAACGGTTTCACAGGCAACGCTTTCCTCCACTGGCATCCTACTTGGAACGGCCGCATATCTGGCGCCGGAAATGATTGAGAGGAACCAGGCCACGCCTCAAGGCGACTTGTACTCCGTAGGCATCATGGCTTGGGAAATGCTCGCAGGCAAGGTGCCGTTCACTTCGAACAATCCGGTGACATTGGTATTTAAGCATGTTCACGAGGATGTGCCAAGCATCGTTACCGTCTGTGAGGGCATCAATGCCAATGTGGCTGCATTCATCGCTCACCTCACGGCTCGCGCGGTCGAAGCACGACCCGCAGACGCTTCCGCCGCATTGGCCGAGTTGCAGCGACTGCAATCCATGCTCGCGATCAGCGATTGGCAGTATCGGCTTCCCACGGCAAACGTCAACGTATCGCGCAATACCGCACAAGCGGAAGATGCCGCTGCCCCGATGGATGAGGGTAATCCGGCTCCGCCCACTCCCCCGGCCCCACCGACGCAACAATTCGACGATCGTACACGCAAGCTGGACAGAGTCAAACCGAACATGACGACCGTCATGCCGGTGCAACAACAGAACGTTGATCCCGAGGCGACAACGCGCTTCTCGCTGCCGCCGGATGGAGGCGTCAATACCGCAGACAGCAGTACGAGGCCGCAATCCCCTGCCATGCAGAACGGCGATTACGGCAATGCGGGAAAGGACAAATCTTCGAAAAAACATCGTACGCCGCTTATCGTCGCAGGTGTGGCTGCGCTTCTTTTGACGTGTGGCGCAGGCGGCTGGGCATGGTGGCGTTACCAGGGGCCTGGCAGTTATTGGACCATGCCTCAGCCGGATGGCATGTCGTGCAGCGATTCCGTAGCCTGCCCCATCACCGGTGTGAAATGGAGCGACTATGAGAGTCTGCTGAAGGTTTCCGATATCGAATACGAAGTGTCGGAAGAGTATAGCGATTCCATAGCGGAAGGCGATATCATCTCCACCGATCCGGCGAATGTCGGCGATCGTGGCAGCAAGCGTCGCGGCCAGAAGGTCAAGGTCGTGGTCTCCAAGGGAGTCAGACAGGCGACGGTTCCCGCCGACATTCTCGACGCGACCAGCGCATCCGGCAAGGATCCGATCAATGCGTTGAAGAAGGCCGGATTCGATAATGTCGAGCAGACCACTGCTTCCGATGACACGTATTCCATGAAGGTGCCGCAGGGGGCGTTGCTGTCGTTAAGCGTGGATCCCGGTGCCACATTGCCGCATAATACGACGATCACCGTCACCGTGTCGCAGGGACCAAAGCCCATAACCATGCCTAATATCGTCGGCAAGACGAAAGATGAGGCGCAGCAGACGATGGATGACCTCAAACTCACCGCCAATTGGACGGAATCCTTCGACGATAAGATTCCGCAGGGTCAGGTGATTTCCACTTCCGTCAGCAGCGGCAATACGCTGCATTGGGGAGATAGCGTTGACGTAGTGGTCTCCAAGGGACCGGAAACCATAACCTTACCGAATTATGTGGGCCAGAAAGCCTCTGACGCCAAAGCTGCGTTGGAGAAGCTTGGATTCACGGTCAAAGTGAGTTCGCAGCTCACATTGGACGCCAGCCAAGATAAGAAGGTCGCTTCGCAGGATCCGGTAGGTGGCACCGAAGTACGTATCCGAGACGAAAATGGAACCCCGACCACCATCACATTGAAAATGTATTCCTCACTGTTCTAA
- a CDS encoding 1-acyl-sn-glycerol-3-phosphate acyltransferase, which yields MLYWFFVKGLGPIAIHRLGPTAKGLENIPREGGAIIAANHLAVIDDALLPLTSPRMIHFMGKAEYFEGKGIKGKFKKWWFTSVGVFPVDRSGGSKSLGALNHAREIIEDGHLFGIHIEGTRSPDGRLYKGHTGAARLAFETGCPIVPAAIIGSRELQKPGQVIPDKGKTTVIYGKPIEVEKKPLDQITHDDLRSLTDRVTMEIQKMSGQEYVNEYAQKVKEQLKAAKEAEEQPKQD from the coding sequence ATGCTCTACTGGTTTTTCGTTAAAGGCCTAGGACCGATCGCCATCCACCGTTTGGGACCGACCGCAAAAGGGCTTGAAAACATTCCTCGCGAAGGCGGTGCCATTATTGCGGCCAACCATCTTGCCGTCATCGACGATGCACTGTTGCCGCTGACCAGCCCACGCATGATTCACTTCATGGGCAAAGCCGAATATTTCGAAGGTAAAGGCATCAAAGGCAAGTTCAAGAAATGGTGGTTTACATCCGTTGGCGTGTTCCCCGTGGACCGTTCCGGTGGTTCCAAGTCGTTGGGTGCGCTGAACCATGCCCGTGAAATCATTGAGGACGGCCACCTGTTCGGCATCCACATCGAAGGCACCCGCAGTCCTGACGGACGTCTCTATAAAGGCCACACCGGTGCGGCGCGTCTGGCATTCGAAACCGGATGTCCGATTGTTCCGGCCGCTATCATCGGCTCCCGAGAATTGCAGAAGCCAGGGCAGGTCATTCCCGACAAAGGCAAGACCACGGTGATTTACGGCAAGCCGATCGAGGTTGAAAAAAAACCGTTGGACCAGATTACGCATGACGACCTGCGTTCGCTTACCGACCGTGTGACCATGGAGATTCAGAAGATGAGTGGTCAGGAATATGTGAACGAATACGCGCAAAAAGTTAAGGAACAGCTTAAGGCGGCCAAGGAAGCGGAAGAGCAGCCGAAGCAGGACTGA
- the trpD gene encoding anthranilate phosphoribosyltransferase — protein MAEITWKSILTKLVGGDHLSAEESEWFVDDLMNGNANPAAVGAVLATQQQLGLTPDEVRGAAKAMVAHAIPLHIEGETTDIVGTGGDGAATVNLSSMGAVVAAAAGVKVVKHGNRAASSKCGTADCFEALGLPLDLTVNQVAEVGNECGIAFAFARTFHPAMRFVGPIRTALGVPCVFNVLGPLTNPAAPKHMAVGCANRKMSPIMAEVYAANGQTGMVYTSHEGLDEMAPTGPVSIWEFKDGKVTENEFDPTVELGLAKVTVADLKGGEPELNAQLFRDFLAGKDVPFRTTALLNAASAIVADGHLVPTEASLADRFKAAYAIAEETVDSGKASALLDQWIATAQSKKNA, from the coding sequence ATGGCCGAAATCACATGGAAGTCGATCCTCACCAAGTTGGTCGGAGGGGACCATCTGAGCGCCGAGGAATCCGAGTGGTTCGTCGATGACCTCATGAATGGCAACGCCAATCCGGCTGCGGTCGGCGCGGTGCTCGCCACGCAGCAGCAGCTGGGGCTGACTCCGGACGAGGTGCGTGGAGCGGCGAAGGCCATGGTGGCCCACGCCATTCCGTTGCATATCGAAGGTGAGACCACCGATATCGTCGGTACCGGTGGCGATGGTGCCGCCACCGTGAACCTGTCGTCCATGGGCGCAGTTGTGGCGGCCGCCGCTGGTGTCAAAGTCGTCAAGCATGGCAACCGCGCAGCATCCTCCAAGTGTGGTACAGCCGATTGCTTCGAAGCGCTCGGTCTGCCGCTTGACCTGACTGTGAACCAGGTGGCGGAAGTCGGCAACGAATGTGGTATTGCCTTTGCCTTCGCACGCACCTTTCACCCGGCGATGCGCTTCGTCGGACCGATTCGTACCGCGCTGGGAGTGCCCTGCGTGTTCAACGTGCTGGGCCCGCTGACCAATCCTGCCGCTCCGAAGCATATGGCGGTCGGTTGCGCCAATCGCAAGATGAGTCCGATTATGGCCGAAGTATATGCAGCGAATGGTCAGACCGGCATGGTCTACACCTCGCATGAGGGACTTGATGAAATGGCTCCGACTGGCCCGGTATCCATCTGGGAGTTCAAGGATGGCAAGGTCACGGAAAACGAATTTGATCCAACCGTTGAACTCGGTCTCGCCAAAGTGACCGTCGCCGACCTCAAGGGTGGTGAACCGGAGCTTAATGCCCAACTATTCCGTGACTTCCTCGCAGGCAAGGACGTGCCGTTCCGCACCACCGCTCTGCTCAATGCGGCATCCGCAATTGTCGCTGATGGACATTTGGTGCCAACGGAAGCCAGCCTCGCCGATCGTTTCAAAGCGGCCTACGCCATCGCCGAAGAGACCGTCGACTCCGGTAAGGCATCCGCGTTGCTTGATCAGTGGATCGCCACCGCGCAGTCTAAGAAAAATGCCTGA
- the secA gene encoding preprotein translocase subunit SecA, translating to MVDIVDKALRMGEGRQIKKLEHVAQATNALEDEIAALNDEELKGQTAKFKQRLDNGESLDKLMPEAFATVREASKRTLGLRHFDVQLMGGAALHWGNIAEMKTGEGKTLVATLPAYLNALDGQGVHVVTVNDYLASYQAELMGRVYRFLGMSTGCIITNQKPPERRKQYNADITYGTNNEFGFDYLRDNMAWEKSDLVQRGHHFAIVDEVDSILIDEARTPLIISGPAEGDVTRWYRQFARLVLKLTRDEDYEVDEKKKVVGILDPGINKIEDYLGIDNLYEPNNTALIGYLNNAIKAKELFLRDRDYVVTGGEVLIVDEHTGRILPGRRYNEGLHQAIEAKENVEVKAENQTFATITLQNYFRMYDKLSGMTGTAETEAAEFMGTYKLGVLPIPTNKPMIREDKDDLIFRTKKEKLAAIVRDVAKRHKKGQPVLLGTASVESSEIVSSLLDVANIPHQVLNAKQHDKEAAVVAVAGRKGAVTVATNMAGRGTDIMLGGNVEFLADAKLKSEGYSPDDTPDEYEKRWTGTLAEIKEQVKDEHEEVVELGGLYVLGTERHESRRIDNQLRGRSGRQGDPGESRFYLSLEDDLMRLFNTQLVARVMAKGMPEGEPIEAKSVSKGVRTAQKAVESRNFEIRKNVLKYDDVMNKQRTVIYAERQAVLKGEDIHEDILKFIDETVLSYIKGANKGSDKPKDWDWEGLFKALNAVYPIAVDPEAAKDAVSKLKGDKAVVALQELIVSDAKDQYIDFEGKLGEESLRQLERRVVLAVLDRKWREHLYEMDYLKDGIGLRGMGQRDPLVEYQREGYQMYNSMIEAIKEETIQLLFHVDIDRVATTEDANTESDEDEAVNAAEAVMGLEGETEPTGETAPAEPETDDESEKTAIDELADEQKNESGIVGMQPISHAEGKVPANKRPKSEELHSPWADGRTFPGTGKNAQCPCGSGRKYKMCHGQNEQ from the coding sequence GTGGTAGATATCGTTGACAAAGCTCTGCGAATGGGCGAAGGCCGACAGATCAAGAAGCTTGAGCACGTCGCTCAGGCGACCAATGCGCTGGAAGACGAGATTGCAGCGCTCAATGACGAGGAACTCAAGGGCCAGACCGCCAAGTTCAAGCAGCGTCTCGACAATGGCGAGTCCCTCGACAAGCTGATGCCGGAAGCCTTCGCCACCGTGCGCGAGGCCTCCAAGCGCACGCTGGGCCTGCGTCACTTCGACGTGCAGCTCATGGGCGGTGCGGCGCTGCACTGGGGCAACATCGCCGAAATGAAGACCGGTGAAGGCAAGACCCTTGTGGCAACCCTGCCGGCATACCTGAACGCACTCGACGGCCAAGGCGTGCATGTCGTCACCGTCAACGACTATCTGGCAAGCTATCAGGCCGAACTCATGGGCCGTGTCTACCGCTTCCTTGGCATGAGCACCGGCTGCATCATCACCAACCAGAAGCCGCCGGAGCGCCGCAAGCAGTACAACGCCGACATCACCTACGGCACCAACAACGAGTTCGGTTTCGACTACCTGCGTGACAATATGGCGTGGGAAAAGTCCGATCTGGTGCAGCGCGGCCACCACTTCGCCATCGTCGATGAGGTTGACTCCATCCTCATCGACGAGGCCCGTACCCCGTTGATCATTTCCGGTCCGGCCGAAGGCGACGTGACCCGTTGGTACCGCCAGTTCGCACGTCTGGTGCTCAAGCTCACCCGCGACGAGGATTATGAGGTCGACGAGAAAAAGAAGGTTGTCGGCATTCTTGATCCAGGCATCAACAAGATCGAGGATTATCTCGGCATCGACAACCTGTACGAGCCGAACAACACCGCGCTGATCGGCTACCTGAACAACGCCATCAAGGCCAAGGAACTGTTCCTGCGCGACCGCGATTACGTGGTGACCGGCGGCGAGGTGCTCATCGTCGACGAACACACCGGCCGTATCCTGCCGGGGCGTCGCTACAATGAGGGCCTGCATCAGGCCATCGAAGCCAAGGAAAACGTGGAAGTCAAGGCTGAGAACCAGACCTTCGCCACCATCACCTTGCAGAACTACTTCCGTATGTACGACAAGCTGTCAGGCATGACCGGTACCGCAGAAACTGAGGCCGCGGAGTTCATGGGCACCTACAAGCTGGGCGTGCTCCCGATTCCGACCAACAAGCCGATGATTCGTGAAGACAAGGACGATCTGATCTTCCGTACCAAGAAGGAGAAGCTTGCTGCCATCGTGCGCGATGTTGCCAAGCGCCACAAGAAGGGCCAGCCGGTGCTGCTGGGTACCGCTTCCGTAGAATCCTCCGAAATCGTGTCGTCCCTGCTTGACGTTGCCAACATTCCTCATCAGGTGCTGAACGCGAAGCAGCATGACAAGGAAGCCGCCGTCGTGGCCGTCGCAGGCCGTAAGGGTGCCGTCACCGTGGCTACCAACATGGCAGGCCGTGGTACTGATATCATGCTCGGCGGCAACGTCGAATTCCTCGCCGATGCGAAGCTTAAGTCCGAAGGCTACTCTCCGGATGACACTCCGGACGAGTACGAGAAGCGTTGGACGGGCACCTTGGCCGAAATCAAGGAGCAGGTCAAGGACGAGCATGAAGAGGTCGTCGAGCTCGGTGGCCTGTACGTGCTTGGTACTGAGCGTCACGAGTCTCGCCGTATCGACAATCAGCTGCGTGGACGTTCCGGACGTCAAGGCGATCCGGGCGAGTCCCGTTTCTACCTGTCGCTCGAAGACGATCTGATGCGTCTGTTCAACACCCAGCTCGTGGCCCGCGTTATGGCCAAGGGTATGCCGGAAGGCGAGCCGATCGAGGCGAAGAGCGTTTCCAAGGGCGTACGCACCGCACAGAAGGCTGTGGAGTCACGCAACTTCGAAATCCGTAAGAACGTGCTCAAGTACGACGATGTGATGAACAAGCAGCGTACCGTCATCTATGCCGAGCGTCAGGCCGTACTGAAGGGCGAGGACATCCACGAGGATATCCTCAAGTTCATCGACGAGACGGTATTGAGCTACATCAAGGGTGCCAACAAGGGCTCTGACAAGCCGAAGGATTGGGATTGGGAAGGCTTGTTCAAGGCTCTGAACGCCGTGTACCCGATTGCCGTCGATCCGGAAGCAGCCAAGGATGCTGTCTCCAAGCTCAAGGGAGACAAGGCCGTCGTGGCCCTGCAGGAGCTTATCGTTTCCGACGCCAAGGACCAGTATATCGACTTCGAAGGCAAGCTTGGTGAAGAGAGTCTGCGTCAGTTGGAACGTCGTGTCGTGCTCGCGGTTCTTGACCGCAAGTGGCGCGAACACCTGTATGAGATGGACTATCTCAAGGACGGCATCGGTTTGCGTGGCATGGGCCAGCGCGATCCGCTGGTCGAATACCAGCGCGAAGGCTACCAGATGTACAACTCTATGATCGAAGCGATCAAGGAGGAGACCATCCAGTTGCTGTTCCATGTCGATATCGATCGTGTCGCCACCACCGAAGACGCCAACACCGAATCTGACGAGGATGAGGCCGTGAACGCGGCTGAAGCGGTGATGGGACTGGAAGGCGAGACCGAACCTACCGGCGAAACCGCTCCTGCCGAGCCGGAAACCGATGATGAGTCCGAAAAGACCGCCATCGACGAACTGGCTGACGAGCAAAAGAACGAATCTGGCATCGTTGGCATGCAGCCGATCAGCCACGCCGAAGGCAAAGTTCCGGCCAACAAGCGTCCGAAGAGCGAGGAATTGCACTCCCCGTGGGCGGATGGCCGTACCTTCCCGGGAACTGGCAAGAACGCCCAGTGCCCGTGTGGTTCCGGTCGCAAGTACAAGATGTGCCACGGACAGAACGAGCAGTGA
- the hpf gene encoding ribosome hibernation-promoting factor, HPF/YfiA family has translation MEIVVTGRHTQIKQRFRDVVESKMNRVTAIAPDAQRVQIVLSHEGNPRQADTAKRVEITVIAGRTVVRAEASSADEFSALDMALDKLTLRLRRTRDRRKDHRRGYSDPVPVDLGVVEPTPEVEEPIEEPNNSPADAVAAELGPGESVEVQVGDTPIVIRRKLHIAEPMTIDEALYEMELIGHDFFLFVNKETGRPSVVYHRHGWSYGVFEIDTPENVAK, from the coding sequence ATGGAAATCGTCGTTACCGGACGTCATACGCAGATCAAGCAAAGGTTCCGTGACGTTGTCGAAAGCAAGATGAATCGTGTGACCGCTATCGCTCCGGATGCGCAGCGTGTTCAGATTGTGCTGTCGCATGAGGGCAATCCGCGTCAGGCCGATACTGCCAAGCGCGTCGAGATCACTGTCATCGCGGGTCGTACTGTAGTGCGTGCCGAGGCTTCAAGCGCCGATGAGTTCAGCGCTCTGGACATGGCTCTCGACAAGCTGACCCTCCGTCTGCGTCGCACCCGTGATCGTCGCAAGGATCATCGTCGTGGCTACAGCGATCCGGTCCCGGTCGATCTTGGCGTCGTCGAGCCGACTCCGGAAGTCGAGGAGCCGATCGAAGAGCCGAATAACAGCCCAGCCGACGCCGTCGCCGCTGAGCTGGGTCCGGGAGAGTCCGTCGAAGTCCAGGTAGGCGACACCCCGATTGTCATCCGTCGCAAGCTGCATATCGCGGAGCCGATGACCATTGATGAGGCGCTGTATGAGATGGAGTTGATCGGGCATGACTTCTTCCTGTTCGTGAACAAGGAGACCGGTCGCCCGTCCGTCGTCTACCATCGTCACGGCTGGAGCTATGGCGTCTTCGAGATCGACACCCCGGAGAATGTGGCGAAGTAA